tgAGAGTAtctaataattcataatatacataaatttcAACATGTACATTGGTTACAATGTGGAGAAATCATTAAATATaggtaattataaattttataaaaaataagtatattctcacataaattatatagcTAACATTCGtccattaaaaataaattattaaaattacaacaattaaataaataggTCAccataatgtatataatatatcagaGAGCGTAAAAGATAATGTATgggtatttatttattgaaaaaagtgaataatAGGTTATTATAATTCAGTTTCTCTATATGACAGTATACAtgcttttatttataattacaattatacgtatataataaatagtAGCTGCATAATGCATAGCGCAACATCAATGTCAATgacaaattattaaaaaaattatgttaaaaatttttataatcatttcatcaaaaaaaattcggaATAGTTCAACTGAGtatgtatttattacatACCTAAAAATagttaagaaaaatatacaagTGATTATAAAGATGAATGTACAAATATGtaggaaaatatttcaatCGTATTCTTACatgtattaatttattagGTCTACAAAGTGTAAAACAAGTGGTATATCTCCaattagatatatatattcaccACATAAACacgaaatttatatattcatttatttttgtaaatacattaactacatatttttgtattgtTTTATGCTTTATTCTTTTTcacattatttaattatcgAAGGATATGTATtctacaaataaaaaacgtaATTAGCGCGATttattaaagaaataattagCAAAGTAGAaactatataattaattatataaataatgtgtttcttttttcttaagAGAAACaatgctatatttttttgaatacgCGTTAAAAATACTTCTACATTTGATATGGAACACGAATTATTATggaaattcctttttattattaatatacgTAAAGTTactatatgaaatatatgtcAAATTGTTAAGGCACCTTCACTTAATGTTTAGTTGAGAGGTAACAAAATAACACAGGCCAAATGTAAGTAATAATTAACTTATGGAGATTGATAGACATGTTCATTTcaaaaattgggaaagaTAAACAggcattttttatacatataataagtATTCGATTTTCTTTACTActtggtgaaaaaaaaacttttctttattattatccaaaataaatattaacaatATTTTTGTGCTTTTTGCTTACTCAAagtttttacttaaaaaaattgaatagaAAAACGTATAAGTATCCCTTTCCTTTATTCAAAAGTTTTTATCCTGTAATAGTCATGTTACCTATATATGCGaaaggatattttttttattatcacatttaatttatctatcaaaaaatatagcatatcatgtaataaaaattgttactCTTTAAAGCATTATATATGtgttatgaaaataataaacacaaaaatggaagtgtTTCATATTGTCCGTTTGAACATATAAAAGTCATAAGGGTAATcaacattttcatatatatttaaaataacattatatataagaataatttttatggaGGTGAATAATATGAGGAAGACAAacgaaatatataaaatagaaaaatgcaaaaaaaattatcatttcataattatatcattatttaaaaaaaaaaattgacatgaAAATTggttttctaaatttttttcatatagaATGCAgaaaatacattaatataaataaaaattacaattatattgttatttaCAATTTCAAATAgagaacaaattttttatatacagattaataaattatctcaatttatgaattattatttttttttgtattatttataaaaaaaataatgaaaaaaatttattaaatttaaatcaaatgaaaaataatgaagtgttaatttttttttaacccgtACAGGAGTATAGTAATGTATGTTACTATTTCTTACCTAGGTTgctgtaattaaaaattatcacATTGCattaaatatgaatttttgaTATTAAATTGGTTTTAACTAAATAggtataattttctttatttattatattagaaatataattatattttaaactaatatattcaaattttctattttcatataatttattctcAGTATGATGACCTAGCAATGTtgtatttcaattttttataaaaatgagtgCACTATAGTATAATAATTCCCTTACactaaaatgtaaaattttttttatatactttcATTCTTAACAAATTATACAGTTAATAACacttgtaaatatataaaacattaacGAGCATTACGCATACGAAAATATTCAcgtgttgtaatttttacttttcatcattaaaataatttttatgtttctcttataattttaatataatcaaAACATTATCAAATAAATTGTTTAAAAGGAGGAATGCATTTTATTAGAAAGTATTATCTCTTATTTCATTATCCATGTGagtaattaataattttttctttcctttttataaaactgtattttatgtatataaattactactaaaataatatacaagAGAATGTAATATATCTGAATAACAACATTACtgaataattatgttaaaaaacaTTCAACTCTACCAGATAATCCCAAATCAAGAATCTACCTTGTAACCAAATGATGGAGAAATCAATAGTATTCATTCATTGTCTTATTGCGTATTATACttcaatatattatttatatatatcaatattcaaggtataaaataattttattaaagcATTATCTTGTActttgtatataaataaattttcttctttttagtTTAATTACGTTGACGAGTTCACCGAATTTGAATCTAAAATAAAGGAAGTTACAAATGCTACTcagtatgaaaaaaattgcggaAGTTTCAAACGAATGAAGTTACAAAGGTATAGTGTTCATGATTCATTCAAAGACTCTTGTGCAAAATCATTggaatatgtaaaaaaattgaaactgGATAAATCATCGAGTATAgttccattttgtaaatatatgcattacTGGTACTATGATATGGCAAAATCAAACAAtggttttccattttattcatcaatattactatttttcaAAGAATTTGAGAATTTTAATGATTGCAAATTATATATGGAAGATATTGACAGCAAACaatatcaaaaaattgcagatCTCGTTCAGATGTATGATGATTTTAATgactttaaaaatgaatctATAACGAAAAGCAATAATGAATGTAAACATGgtgataaatattatacttTATATCAAAAATATGTAGGGGGGTGTAAGGAGAATCATGaaaatccattttgtttgaaattaattcatttcAGAGAATATTATAATGAGCATAAAAAAGATGTTAAATACTGTACGAATAAGCTTCAGTACTTAACTCCAATAATAAGTGATTTATCATCTACCATTTTAATACCAACTGCTGCAATATCAGCAATgtcttttgctttttatatttcttacaAGGTTAGTTATaacgtttttataaatgtttttttatgcattttggGGAATTTTTCcgattttataaatattatatttttaaatatgtaatacCTTTTCCTCCATATTAGTTTACCCCCTTGGGAGCATGGTTACGTCCTAGATTACCAGGTGGCAAAAAGAAAgcgaataaaatatatcgaGAAATGAATGAGTGGAAAGGTACTACGGAACTGCAGGGAAGTCAATACAAAGTACCATACCAATCTTCATGACGTTCTTAATTTGAATATTATGAAGAATAACATTGCATTtgcataattaaataaaaagttattaATAGAAATagtaatgaaaatatatatcatcaaaaaaagataatattgttatatcgaaaatagtaaaaatgtatacaataatgatattaaaataaaagaaaataccaGAAATGTctaattttttgtgaatatgTTGGAcaataatatttatgcaaataaatccaccaaattataaaatgtgtagAAGTacaacataaaatatatttttatataagtacaaaaatgcttatgaagagaataaaatatctaaaaatatatgtgacTGCAATGAAATAGTTGACTATGGAAATGcttcattataaaatatcaGTAAGTtctatatatgtaattaacaCTTAAATATAAATGGCAATCCATAACATTTTCAAATcgaagaatgaaaaattattttaaactttataatgccaaaaaattcataacaaataaaaatttgtaaacatatatttatgttttcccatatttgaaaagaatactatatatttttaatcaGTAAATTTATGAAAGATACTTAAGATATACTCTTTAAAGGAAACTCGTTATAGGAAACCAAATAggattaaataataatacaaaataagttttatttattcactgtaatatttcatatttttctaataaatattaattataacaCATGGAATATATATTACGATGTATATCATAATATACTTCTAGGATACTGTTTTGATTATTCATATGGATACCCAAATTCTTTCATTATGAAGCAATTccaatattattatatatatttaaattaaaggTACATAACttcacatatacatattattctGTCTACTATATTGTAAGGCACATATGCagtgataatttttttttattttttaaaaataatatatattattactttgTAATAATGGATACTTCTTAACCATACGACCAATAAACATTTGTCACGTTAACAGAAAAACATTAAAAGGTAATTTTTCTGCACGCATATTGTttgtaatataattttttaagtaaatatattattttaatagaaaaatgaatatttttctctttaaaaagtaatttgtttgttattatcatttttttttaatttaaatgtattatgagaaattcattatttttcatttcattattatttcgctttttaatatattcatattaaatGTTTAATGTATAAACAAACACTAAGCACTATAAAACTTAGCATACGTTATTTGTCACCCAATAAAAgtactaaaaatatatgtaataggcatgaaaaaaattagattatataattataacagTTCCTCTTATTGcgttatattatatttacgGCACAAGGacatttaattcttttttcaatagcataaaaaataatgacgCAACTATAATCATTACTTTAAATTaatgtattatatgtaaatatcaAAATAGTATAAGattatcaaataaaaatatatgaaattttttttagaatgGTATTGTATCATTATTACAtggagaaatataatatcTGGTAACTCAAGATATACACTTATTCCATCATGGCTTACAATTGTAACATGTGGGATGTAttcaataatttataattttgaaataataataaaacgaatttttaaaccaatatatataacatatattataaatctAAAAgtaattcattaaaaaagcttctcaaaaaattattacaaataaCTATGAATAAGACTGTATGCTTAAACTATATATCTATGGGCCTACAAGATGAAgctcttatatttatttggtgataaataataacaataagATATCATAATTCTCTTTTCCTATATGACTTTATGTATGCCTTTACTTATAATATCAATCATAAGCGTATAAAAAAGAGTTGGTTCCTTAATTTATAGCAGCATAAAattttctgcaaaaaaatttatccaTATT
Above is a genomic segment from Plasmodium vivax chromosome 2, whole genome shotgun sequence containing:
- a CDS encoding variable surface protein Vir9-related (encoded by transcript PVX_096935A) codes for the protein MMEKSIVFIHCLIAYYTSIYYLYISIFKFNYVDEFTEFESKIKEVTNATQYEKNCGSFKRMKLQRYSVHDSFKDSCAKSLEYVKKLKLDKSSSIVPFCKYMHYWYYDMAKSNNGFPFYSSILLFFKEFENFNDCKLYMEDIDSKQYQKIADLVQMYDDFNDFKNESITKSNNECKHGDKYYTLYQKYVGGCKENHENPFCLKLIHFREYYNEHKKDVKYCTNKLQYLTPIISDLSSTILIPTAAISAMSFAFYISYKFTPLGAWLRPRLPGGKKKANKIYREMNEWKGTTELQGSQYKVPYQSS